One part of the Vicia villosa cultivar HV-30 ecotype Madison, WI linkage group LG6, Vvil1.0, whole genome shotgun sequence genome encodes these proteins:
- the LOC131608952 gene encoding protein FLX-like 2, with protein MGSKGRMPPPQHLRRPHPHHPPGPVMLHHDQLGPAMHHHALPPPGPFDLMPPPQVMEQKLASQHGEMQRLATENQRLAATHGVLRQELAGAQHELQMLHAHVGSLKAEREQQMRAVVDKIAKMEMELKAVEPVKMELQKARGEAQSLVVVREELMAKAQHLNQEIQRVHVDVQQIPALISELERLRQEYQHCRATYDYEKKLYNDHLESLQVMEKNYVSMSREVEKLRAELTNTANVDRSSGPYGGTSGTNNNKEASGLPVGQNAYEDGYAVAQGRGSLPTASSGGGNAPTITPAGAQPGPASAGTGYEATRGGPGYIPSAGPTYGTQSGSTYDPQRLNGYDAFRGSAYDATRGQMFDAQRTGYDPQRGSGYEVQRGPAYDPSRSAGYDAQSRGGAGPQGQVPPVNMPYGSATPPARNVGGGGYDATRGVNPARR; from the exons ATGGGAAGCAAAGGCCGCATGCCACCGCCACAGCATTTACGCCGTCCGCATCCACATCATCCACCAGGTCCCGTCATGCTCCACCACGACCAACTAGGTCCCGCAATGCACCACCACGCGCTTCCCCCACCAGGTCCGTTCGATCTCATGCCGCCGCCTCAGGTAATGGAACAGAAACTCGCGTCGCAGCACGGAGAAATGCAGAGATTAGCCACTGAGAATCAGAGACTGGCTGCTACTCACGGTGTTTTGAGACAGGAGCTTGCGGGGGCGCAGCATGAGCTGCAGATGTTGCACGCTCATGTGGGATCGCTTAAGGCGGAGAGGGAGCAGCAGATGCGGGCTGTGGTTGATAAGATTGCGAAGATGGAGATGGAGTTGAAGGCGGTGGAGCCGGTGAAGATGGAGTTGCAGAAGGCGCGTGGGGAGGCGCAAAGTTTGGTGGTTGTGAGGGAGGAGCTTATGGCGAAAGCTCAACATTTGAATCAGGAGATACAGAGGGTTCATGTTGATGTGCAGCAGATTCCGGCTCTTATATCGGAGCTTGAGCGGCTCCGACAAGAGTATCAGCATTGCAG GGCCACTTATGACTATGAAAAGAAATTATACAATGACCACCTTGAGTCACTTCAGGTGATGGAAAAGAACTATGTTTCTATGAGTAGGGAGGTGGAGAAGCTTCGAGCAGAGCTTACAAACACGGCTAACGTTGATCGAAGTA GTGGGCCATATGGTGGCACCTCTggaactaataataataaagaggCTTCTGGTCTTCCTGTgggacaaaatgcatatgaagaTGGTTATGCTGTTGCACAG GGACGTGGTTCTCTCCCTACTGCCAGTAGTGGTGGTGGCAATGCTCCTACAATTACTCCTGCTGGGGCTCAACCTGGTCCAGCTTCTGCAGGGACTGGTTACGAGGCTACCAGAGGAGGGCCTGGTTACATTCCATCTGCAGGGCCTACTTACGGCACACAAAGTGGTTCTACTTACGACCCACAAAGGTTGAATGGCTACGATGCATTTAGAGGATCTGCTTACGATGCAACGAGAGGACAAATGTTTGACGCTCAGAGGACTGGTTATGATCCACAGAGAGGTTCGGGTTATGAAGTACAAAGAGGACCTGCTTATGATCCATCAAGATCAGCTGGCTATGATGCACAATCAAGAGGTGGTGCTGGTCCACAGGGACAAGTTCCACCTGTGAACATGCCTTATGGGTCTGCAACACCGCCTGCTCGTAATGTAGGTGGTGGTGGATATGATGCCACCCGAGGTGTAAACCCTGCCAGAAGATGA